Within the uncultured Draconibacterium sp. genome, the region TTTATTCCTGAGCTTCCAACTGAAACTCCTGACTTGATTTTCCTTTGCTACCCGAACAATCCAACCGGAACGGTAGCGTCAAAAGAAGAATTGAAAAAGTGGGTTGATTATGCCATCGAAAAAAATGCGATAATTCTTTACGATGCGGCGTACGAAGCATTTATCACCGAAGATGGAATTCCACGTTCGATCTACGAAATTGAAGGTGCGAAAAAAGTTGCCATCGAATTCCGCAGTTTCTCGAAAACTGCAGGTTTTACCGGAACACGTTGTGCCATTACCGTTATTCCTAACGAATTGGTAGCTTACGACTCAGAAGGAAAAACTCACCAGGTAAAAACGTTGTGGAACCGTCGTCAATCGACCAAGTTTAACGGTGTATCCTACCCGGTTCAAAAAGCGGCAGCTGCCATTTACTCCGAAGAAGGTAAAAAAGAAGTTGAGGAAGTAATTGCTTACTACCTGGAGAATGCCAAAATAATGCGCGAAAGTCTGGCCGAAATTGGCTACGAAGTTTATGGTGGAGTTAATGCTCCTTATGTGTGGGTGAAAACCAAAAACGATATGACATCGTGGGACTTTTTCGATAAAGTTTTAAACGAAGCGAATTTGGTTGGAACTCCGGGATCGGGTTTTGGTCCTGCAGGAGAAGGTTATTTTCGTTTTTCAGCTTTTGCC harbors:
- a CDS encoding LL-diaminopimelate aminotransferase; protein product: MAKINENYLKLQAGYLFPEIGRRVSEFIDANPDKKVIKMGIGDVTQPLVPSVVKAFHEGVDEMAKGETFKGYGPEQGYAFLREAIAKNSYQKKGIDISADEIFVSDGSKCDTGNIQEIFGNDNKIAICDPVYPVYADTTVMSGKTGACQENGHYEGIIYMPCTKENHFIPELPTETPDLIFLCYPNNPTGTVASKEELKKWVDYAIEKNAIILYDAAYEAFITEDGIPRSIYEIEGAKKVAIEFRSFSKTAGFTGTRCAITVIPNELVAYDSEGKTHQVKTLWNRRQSTKFNGVSYPVQKAAAAIYSEEGKKEVEEVIAYYLENAKIMRESLAEIGYEVYGGVNAPYVWVKTKNDMTSWDFFDKVLNEANLVGTPGSGFGPAGEGYFRFSAFADRENVLEAMERVKNLS